The sequence CAAGGTGGGTAAAGAAAAAACCCAATTACAGAGCAAATTCCGACCCTTTCTGTATTCATTTTATCGACCATTTATTGATTAAAGGCGAAGAAATATTACATAGTATCAAGACAAACGATGCCAAATACCCTCAAATATCTGGAAAACGCTATCGCAATCCTTTTTGCTTTTCCCGAGAGCCACAAGACGAATATCGTTTATTAAATTATCTTGCCGCTTGTAAATGTATTCCAGTTGCAGCGTGGGAATGGAATACTGTCGGGGTATGGGATAAACCTTTTTATCAGCTTCGCGAAGATGCTTCGCAAAAGTTAAATCTTGCAAAAAAATAATTCGTTCCCTACACAAAAAACAAAAAGAAGAATAAGAAGCAGAGAAACCTTTAAAATAAGTAACCGATGCCTTCATATTATGTAGTCAATGAAAGTTAACGATTTAATAATCTGGTTTGAGGAATGGGCTAATCCAGCATGGCAAGAAAAATGGGACAATTGCGGTTGGCAGGTAGAACCAGGAGTGTTAAATGAAGATGCAGGGGTTCTAGTTTGTCTAACTCCTACTTTGGCTGTGATGGAAGAAGCTATCGGTTTAAAAAAATCCGGTCATCCGGTGAATTTAATCTTTGCTCACCACCCTTTAATTTTCAATCCCCCTAAATTGCTACGTACTGGTGATGCAATTGGTGAAATGGTACGTTTAGCGTTTATTCATCAAATTGGTATATACAGCGCTCATACTAATTTCGATCAGGTGAATGATGGTACTGCTGACGTTTTAGCGCAACTTTTAAATCTTAAGGATGTGTTTCCTATAGTAAATACTCAACCTGGCTTAGGATATGGGCGTGTTGGTGTTCTCCAACCTTGCTTAAGCTTGCGGCAATTACTTAAAAAAATTCAATCTTTGTTAAAACAATCAAATCTAGTTCTTTCTCCACATAATGACTTAGATATATCAGTAGACAAAGTTGCCGTTTTAGGCGGCTCGGGAGCTAGCTTTATTCAGTCGGTTAAAAAAACTGGTGCGACAGTATATTTAACTTCTGACTGTAAATTTCACCAGTTTCAAGAAAGTCGCGATGCTGGAATTATTTTGGTTGATGCCGGACATTATGCTACCGAACGTCCTGCATGTGAAGCTCTAGCTGCTAAATTTGCTTCTCTTAATCTTACTTTTGTGGGTTTAAGCAGCTTTGATGAAGATTTTCGCCAATTTTTTCTTTAGCGTTTCATCCCACATTCCGCACCCTAATCTGTAATACTCGGTTATCACGGGTAATACATTAAACAAAAAAGAATCAAATCACACAAATCACTATTTTTTTAGCTTAGTACAGCGCGATCGCCATACAAAGCTAATGTCAATAAGTATCAATAAGGAAAGTATTATATTTGAAGGAATATTTATCCTTTGTCGATTAGCAAATATTACGTATAGCCTATTCCACAATAATCATAATTAATGATTATACATAATAAAATAGAAAAAATAGTATAAAAACTAGGAGGTAAAAGAAATAAAGCTTCTAACTCTAAGAACAAATAATTTGATTAATAATTATGTTAATTATCTAATCTAGCATTGATAATATCGATAACATTCATCTGGCAAAAAATTAAGTATAAAATTCCTATAATCTGTAAGATTAGAGATTTTTTTATCATTATTAAAAAACACAAGATGAATAGATTGAAAACATTGAAAAATCCATCTTAATGTCGGGCGTTCTGTAGGTTTACCTAATTGGTTTTTAATCGTCGATTTTGATGATGAAAGAGCAGCCCGAATTTGTCGCTGTGCAAGAGTATAAACCAATAAACATAACGCCATTATCAAAGAAGCGTGCTTCTATTCTTTTTGGAGTTTTAAGAAACACGCTGTCTGCAAAAAATAGAGGGTTACAATTTCCGCAAAAATAATGGGCAGGCTTCATAAACCAATTAACTCGTCAACCAACCGGCATCTTCCACAAAAAGCCTGCCCATTATTTTAAGGTTCCATCTCG comes from Rivularia sp. PCC 7116 and encodes:
- a CDS encoding Nif3-like dinuclear metal center hexameric protein, which translates into the protein MKVNDLIIWFEEWANPAWQEKWDNCGWQVEPGVLNEDAGVLVCLTPTLAVMEEAIGLKKSGHPVNLIFAHHPLIFNPPKLLRTGDAIGEMVRLAFIHQIGIYSAHTNFDQVNDGTADVLAQLLNLKDVFPIVNTQPGLGYGRVGVLQPCLSLRQLLKKIQSLLKQSNLVLSPHNDLDISVDKVAVLGGSGASFIQSVKKTGATVYLTSDCKFHQFQESRDAGIILVDAGHYATERPACEALAAKFASLNLTFVGLSSFDEDFRQFFL